The nucleotide window AAACTAGGGTCTAAGGAGGCTGATGagaaaaaaaacataccaaaggGGTAATGAAATTATTAAATGTTTACTTGATGAAAAGGTTAACATGTAAAACAAATGAGAGATATGCAGCCTTTCGTTTGTATATAAACCTTATTTTGTTGTACATAGAGCAACACTAAACGTATGTGATATGCTCGCCTAGTGCCTCGGCTTTTGGGACCCAATTACCTAAACACCTCGAAGCATCtcacgcttttttaaaccaagggcTTACAAAAGACATGGTAATCTCCATAAAGTAGTATCATAGAACATACagggcaaataaaagaaattgtTCAGGTTTAAACATTAGGAAATTACATTTCCAGAAAAAGGATACACTCATCATAGATCAAAGATACCTGCCTACCTTAAACGCGCCAAAGAAAAATATAACTCATACAAAAGAAACCAATCTAGACACTGCTAAACAAGCAAAACTTGAACCAGAATGAACCAGTTAACTCAAGTAATTTAAATTATCTATAATAACAAATAGACATGTTCAACTGTTTTCATTTATGCAACTTACAAAGAGGTAGCAGGAGAACCAAAAATGACATGCTTGCTCATGGCAACCAAATTAAATTTATCTGTCAACTCCGAAAACACCTTCCTTTCTTATGACATACTCGCAAGACGAATAGGGCAAATGCGGAGCAAAAACAACATGAAGCTCCCTCCTTTGTCGTCTATTTACAAAACCACCGTAATCATCACCCTGCAACCCATTTTCAACCCCTTCTATCACCTCTCGTCTCGACAAAAACAACCTCGAGTTAACACAGTTCGCCCACGACAACCCCAAAGCAGGACAAACCCGTCTCCCAGACGTCCACATCCCCTCCAAGTTCCCAACCTGAACACCACTCACCCCTTCACTATCATCAACCAAATCAACCACCTGGTTCGTTATCACAACCGCAATCCCAAACCGCTTAGCATACATCTTCAAAACCGAAGATATCTTAAAAAACAACGCCGACCTTTTCTTAAGATCAGCACCGTTATTCTCAAACTCACTTCTGAACAAAGCAGCAATGGAATCAATAACAATCAACTTAATATCCAACCGGGTCTCCTTCGGGTGTTTAAGCCGAGATTCCAACTGAAGCAATACGTCGAGCAGGTGGTGTGCAGTGTGACAGTCACGGGTAAATATATGATCACAAGGGTCACGATAATTGGCAAATAGAATAGGGTGGGAGGACCGAAAAGAGTGAAGGAGTTGGGCGAAGCGGCGGTAGGGGAAGGGGAACTCGGAGTAGAGGTAGAGGGAGGAGCCGCTGAGGCCGTGGGGAAGCTGGGCGGTGAAGAGGAGTTGAAGAGAGAGTTGGGTTTTGCCGCAGCCGCTTTCGGAGACGAGCTCGGTGATGGAGTTGGATGGGATGCCGCCGCCGAGGGCGGCGTCGAGGATGGGGCATCCGAGAgagaggtgatggtggtgggtatgGTGGAGGAGAAGGTTTTCCGGTTGCATTTGGGTGGATGTGGatggagaagaagaagaggagggAGATTGTTTGTTCTTTTTTGTTTCCCAAAATGTTTTTAACTTTGAATCGGACCAATTCGCGGGCCATTTTGCTTTGTATAAtttatttagagtaaactgccattttggtccctgtggttttgtcacttttgccactttagtccaaaactcaaactttttgcatctgggtccctgtggtttcaattttattaccattttggtccaaaaatgaaatcagatcatatttttcttataaaatcctgcaattttgtcattttcctcagaggtaaatcaggtcatatttatcttataaaatatggtatttatttataaaagagaaatgatcattttgcccctgcggaaaatgacaaaataacaggatctTATAAggcaaatatgacctgatttcatttttggaccaaaatggcaataaaactaaaaccacagggacccagatgcaaaaagtttgagttttggattaaagtggcaaaaatgaccaaaccacggggaccaaaatggcagtttactcatttatttatttatttttataatttattttttgtcttttatttctttttatcaaGAATTTCTTTTAAGTACAAGTCTTCTGAGTGGTGAAGTGGTTGAAGAAATACTTGGTGTTTCTTGTGACCTAAGTTCAACTCCTACTTTCCTTATTATTTTCTACGGCATTCAGGTGAATGGtgaatacgggtggcgccggttcgtcttggatgggaggcgaggttttactgattattccactgtcgtgccttcggacgggtggaggtcgggtttccgcgcatctgggagagccaaggggctggcagCGGTCGAGTAGTCAACCTTGGCCACAACGTCCGGTGTAACAGTGGTTGACACGTTGttccttgccgttcaaaaaaaagcaCAGGTCTACTAATTATGTAAAAAAAACTACTGAATTTAAAAAGAAAGGGTTAATTGTCATTCAATTTGTTGGTTGTGATGATAAAATGAGTTTCAAACTTGAATCTTAAGTTCGGATTAAAAATTTGGTATAGTGTTAACGTCAACCAACACCATTCTTTTTCATGTTTCATATAAAACATATAATCGTCAAAATTCGAACCAACTCAGTCTTTTTTTATGATTGCATCTATTGATTTTATGGAAAAAGGACCTAATAtgaaaaaattatatataatattagaAATTATATAAATGTTTACCaaacaaataaaaatttaaaGCTTGGTTTCAAGCTCAACTTCTTAATTCAAAGTCAAGTATAACCCTTTTTAATCGGTTAAAAGCTCATTTTCTTTACTTACACCGTAACCTAGTAACCCATTACCCAGACTTCTTCCAATTGTTAACCTAATGTAAAAAAGGCTAGCCAAATTAGTTTTGATTTTTGAAGCGGGGATTGACTGTTGTGGACTGTAGACTCGAGGGAGGGTTGATTGATCGTGATGGGTGATGATTATATGGACGAT belongs to Helianthus annuus cultivar XRQ/B chromosome 5, HanXRQr2.0-SUNRISE, whole genome shotgun sequence and includes:
- the LOC110940704 gene encoding DNA repair protein XRCC3 homolog; amino-acid sequence: MQPENLLLHHTHHHHLSLGCPILDAALGGGIPSNSITELVSESGCGKTQLSLQLLFTAQLPHGLSGSSLYLYSEFPFPYRRFAQLLHSFRSSHPILFANYRDPCDHIFTRDCHTAHHLLDVLLQLESRLKHPKETRLDIKLIVIDSIAALFRSEFENNGADLKKRSALFFKISSVLKMYAKRFGIAVVITNQVVDLVDDSEGVSGVQVGNLEGMWTSGRRVCPALGLSWANCVNSRLFLSRREVIEGVENGLQGDDYGGFVNRRQRRELHVVFAPHLPYSSCEYVIRKEGVFGVDR